From Scatophagus argus isolate fScaArg1 chromosome 2, fScaArg1.pri, whole genome shotgun sequence:
CTAGCCAAACTGCCAGGGCGTCTTTTGTGTCGTGCAAATCAAGGCGCACGTCCACGCCCACGAGTTCAAGAGGTCACTCCCTGTTCAATTTAGATGTTCCTCTTCTTTAGCTACCATACAGTTGACACAACTTTTAAAGCGATCGCTAGTAAATATGATAGAAGACGGTCCTTGGATATTTTTTAGCTAACTGGAGAAAATATACGTCTTGTACGTGCTGTCggaaaattttcattttaaaagttcttcttcttcttcgttgGTATTTGGAGGTTGTTTGCATCCAAAATCTTGCACTATCGCCTCCAAATGGTTTGAAAAAAGACTGAACTCTCTTATAGTGAACTGTGTGTTTGGACAAACAGTGTAACAAAGTAACACTGAAGTATAACTATTTTTATTCCAAAAGCatgattaatttcattttttgttttgtgaaacagACATGTGTTGAGCTACTGTAGATCTACTTGACAAACTTGTGAGTTGGGTCGCTCTTTCCCTGGAGTTTTGATGTCTCATTTGCTTTCTCAGAGCTCCCTTGGCTCAGCCCACACCTTTTATTCATTCCTGCAACCCAGTATGTTATCCTGGCCAGAACCCACTCTGAACAGAGAGACTTTGACAGTGTTGCTGTAAACATCTGTCTCCACAGTCAAGTAAGCAACTCAATTGCTAGAATAAATGTTGGAATTGTGCATTTCTACAAATAGTGCATATGTTGAaattttttgacttttcatcttCACTTTCAAATTTATGTTGTGATAATTCTGTGCTTACGGTCTGGTTAGTTTTAGGCACAAATACCACATGGTTAGGGTTCAGAAAAGATTATACATACTTCTTTGTGGGTTGCAGAAACATAAAGTACCAACTTTTTATTCTGGTGACTGAGCTGAGAATGGTTATCATGACCATTTGTGCTCCTCTGAAGCTTATACAAAGATTGTTTTCTTCAATAAGAACCTGAGTGAAGATTTCTAACAAAAGATTTCTTCACAACATGTAGATCCTCCAATGAACAGTACGTTAGGTTTTAAACAATATCGGAATCTGTAGAAATGTTTCTTTAACAGTCTTCTGCTGGTATGACTGTGATCTCAGGCAGTGACTGAGAAGCTGCCTGACGTCTTTGCGTTTGAGATGCCATGACCCAAGCCTGCAACACTGCGTTGGACTGGGgagatgatgatgtgtgtggtgatgaagatgaggagaggTGGTGCTTTCTGAGCAGGATCAGATGAGGGTTCCTCAGTAAGGTGTAAGACAACATCCATCGTCTCCTGGCCTGGCTATTCCTAGGtggttctttaaaaaaaagttaaaagttaataaataggaaattaaaaaaatctcatgAAATGCCAAACATATCAGGATCAACTAAAactgcagaaatgaaataaagtagATTTTCAGAggtaatttaaaagaaaatactaGTTTGATTGCATCAGACAGGCGGAAGCAGTTGTCAGATTCTACTGACCTGGTGTAGTGCTGAAAGAGGAGTATGCGGATGCAGTTGCTCTCTCCATCATGTTGGAGACCAGcaactgactgaaacacaccaTGACTGGATTGCTGTGATAGTGGTCAGCAAAGATCATCCCAATCCAAGTACTGTAGCCTGGAACATGCAAGAAATATGGCTAGACCCACACACcatgtttggagaaaaaaacccagaacagaatttacagtatttttacaacatgttgtgtttgcGGAGGACACACCACTGAGGAACAGAGAACCGATGCGCATGTGAATGTGCACTACAACCTAAACTGAGGTCAGTATATGTAACTGAGTTAGTTCTGATACAAACGTGATATGACAATACAGCTATAAATGCTAGCTGGATTTAATGTAGCTTCTCTGCCAGGTCTCTCACTCTGTTACTTAAGTTCAGCAATTTAATTTTGTCTCCATTTACTGCCCAGGATGGATGATGACAAAGTAGTTACCCACAGTCACAGATCTtgccagtgtttgctttttctctgtttagtttttcttgctttccgtcataaaacatgttgtgaaatTTGCTTTATTACTGGCTGTAATCAACAGCTTGGAATGAGACCTTTAATTATGCACttggaaaaataacacaatccATATTTAGAGCATACAGCTCCTTTATGTTTTTGATCTTAAGAAACACAGCAACTACACAACTCACAGCAACTGCTGTAAAATGCTGCCATCTACTGGAAGATGAGGACCCATGTACGCTGGTATCACTCAAAAAGCTAAAGGTTGAAAGAAAGTCTTAATCTATAATATTATCCTGACGTACTCACCATTTTCACATAACGGTAACCATaaaatcacactcacacaatatTTTTGTCCCTTATCACAGCATATTAAAAGCTGAGGTTTGGCTGTGATGTTTTGTGGTGGTAAATCTCGAATAAAacaattttgttcatttttgtctcGGTTGAAGTTTTGTTTACCAGAATCCATGGCTTCATATCCTCTTTGCATAATGGTCCGGTCTATACGTGACACGAGCCATGTCCCAGTCACAATGCTGCACAGCAACCTGAATATGCAATTGCCCATTCCCATCACCAcgttgtaaaaaaaaaagaagtagtTGAAGCAGTGGAACGCCTtcctgaagaggaggaagagaaactgTGATTTCATGTTGCTCCTGTGCAGATTTGCTTTAAAATATAGTCACTTGTTCTACTAACATCTGACATATGGATATTAAAGGAGTTTTCCCACTGTAAAACACCATTCCAGATGTATTCTTTATCTTCTTGTTTCTGCAAGTCACCAGAGACACTTTACACTATTGAGTAAGAGAGTATGTTTTATGGCTTCAGTATTACATTTGGCCTTGATAACCGCTTTTCTTTTCAACAGCTGGTGATTGCCGGTGGTTTTATGGTCCACActtacataatatatatatatgcctaCCTGTTGTTGAGAGCCAgaggtttgtttttatcagaaGGAGATATTTTGTCCTGAAGAAAGAAGATCTGTACCAGAACTACTTGGAGAATCACCAGGGCGATCAGCAGACTGATAGTCAGACTGAGAGACACAGGAgaaatcaaaattaaacaacCAGTTTGTCTATCTGTCAGTCAAATCATCCTTTCATTTAGGCACAACCACGAGGAAAGCAGCCTTACATTATTATTCCCAGGTTGGTGAGCATTTTCATTGTATTGCCATGCAGTATAGGAAGCACCAGCACGTACGcaaacagcagagcaaacaggaagtggacaaaATGGACAATCAGGTAGCCTAAGGAGAAAATGCAGAAGAGACCTTCAATAATTCCAGtcaatcttatttttttaactcatGTTGTGGGACTGTGCCTCAGAATGAGTCTTTTGTGTGTGATAAGACAGTAACAATATATCCAAAACCATCCATGCATCTATTTCACATCGTGTCTCAAGGTGTCATTTTTGACCACAGCTGAATTTTTGGACTTCTCATGTACCTGacaaaatagtaaaaaaaaaataaataaataaaaaaaaatctggaatcttctatgtggagtttgcatgttctccctgtgcctgtgtgggtcccaaaaacatgcacattaggttaattggctactcaacattgcccctaggtgtgagtgtgtggttgtctgtctttctgtgtcagccctgtgactgattGGCAACCAGCCCAGGGTGAACCCCtcctcttgcccgtagtcagctgggataggctccagctcccccgcgacccagAGCGATGAACggtataggaaatggatggatggatcactGAATGGTCATACTGCTTAAATCTCTCTGTTACATTCTCCTCTCCCAGACTAGTGAAAGTGTCTCACAGATGGCATCATTTGGGAAACAGCAGGAGAACACATTTTGGGTTCAGTCCCATAACAGACGAGGGTACATCTGCCTAGCTGTTGTACATGTCAGTTCTGCTGGTTCCTGTCAGAAGATAGCTTACCCCACAGTGTAAACGCAATTTGCCAACCAGAGTATCTTGTGATGGAAGCCTGTGAAAATTCAATGAGACAACTTGTTTGCACATTCATAAAGTCTGTTGATCAgaagttatgtgtgtgtgtgtgtacccatTGCTCTACATATTTGAAGCTTTCAAATGCAGGCTCACACATATTTCAGTGAACATACAGTCAGCTAGTAGCCTTGTTACAgcgactgacagacagaaacaaattgTAACAATTGACCTAGACAGTTAGACTGGGGCCAGTCCCACATCTCTGACTGCTGGTCTTGACTCTTTACTGCTCAGCTGAAAACTGATTTGACTTTAAATCATCCTCCATCTGctgaatgtgcgtgtgtgcgtgtgtgtgttttacttacTACACTGACAGCGGGGCCAGGGTTGTGAAATTTTTCAGGAAGAAACCCCTTCTGCCCTTTCCACAGTCTCTTTAAGTGTTTTCTGTGGCAACAGTACGCCATGTCAGTCATCAGAGAGTTTTGTGCTAACTGGTTAGGAAATTTCTCCTAACTTCCCATAACTgaaatcagttcatttttgaACATATATTATTCTTCCAAgcatttgaaatttaattttgagCAAAGTTTCAAtgaattttgtatattttagcTATTTTTTAGGCCTCTTACCTGTAACACACCAAAACATGGAGGGTGTAGGCTACGGAGTTGAGACTAGCACAGATGGTGGTAGCGAGCCAACActctggaaaaaataaaaaaaatagcaaacaaaTAGCAGTAAGACTGAACTTTAACCATTGCTTCACCTTGTCTTAACTATCATAAATAAATGGCTACAAATGTTTTTTGCTGTCCATCCTACTCCTCCGTTTGTGTAAAGGTTGAGATAGAGACTATCTTTCTgttacaaaaatatattcaaaaaatgTATAATCAGTCAGACATATCAGCCTATTAGGGAAGAGttgatttttgcctttttctttttcagaatcaAAAAAGGACATAACTACTTGTTGGGTGGGAGAGGGTGTTCATCAACTTACTTCTAGCCACGTCAATGAATTCTTCCAGCTGTGGTATCATGACCCCCAGTGCTTCAGTCTGGTTACAAGAAGTAACCAGATTCTCCAGCGTATTCTTCCAGCTCTCTATCCGGTTAAAAACCGTATTGCTGAGAGAATAGTCTGCCAGGGTCATCTagagaaatgatgaaaaggCAAATCAATACCTACAGCAGATGCACGgataatttttttgtgttgagaCATTTGGATGAGACATTTGGTTTTACACAATGTATGGTAACAGATGTCTTGCTGTACCGTATACAGGCCTATGAGGGATATAATGACAGTGCCAATGATCCTGTTGGGGAACTTGAAATTGGGGTCCCACTCATACACTCTGCTCTGGAACCAGCTGAGGGGTTGGCTgcaaaacaggaagaaggatCAAAccacatgtgcgtgtgtgtgttttgctgatATCTGCTCTTTTATGCACAGGTTTGGTGCCAGCTGGGACCATTTATTTTAGATGCTGCATGAATAACAGCCGCTATGTGACAGtacaaatttcaaatttcaataAACAAAGCAGTTAAGCAGCTGACTCCCAGATGCAGAACCCTACCAGCggcagctgaacacacagactgGACTAAAAATCAGTGCACACTAAACTACGTGACCAAGTTACAATAATGTACCTTTATGCATCAAATAAGTATGATTGGACACTTATTGTTCACCTCACTTTGATGGATGATAAATGTCCTACTCAGATTTTGCACAGGCTCATCTCATTCAGAAAATGTTAACTTGTTTAACTTGAAATCTTTCTCATGTTTTAACATTCTTTTTTGTAAACtgatcaaaacacaaagaagttcACATAATATAAGAAAGCAATAGAACTGAAAATCCCCAGTTGTACAGGGAACACTTAAAAGCAGAATtagtgcacacatgcatgagtgtgttttgtaCCTGTGTGCAGGTTTTTTCCTCAGCAGGCTTTTGACATGCTGCACCTGGTGCTGCTCAATTAGCTCTTCCGGATCCTGGCAGCAGATTCAGTTTATTATTCAGAGTTACAGTTACAAAATCATCTCTGAACTTACTGTACAGCTGGCTAccaattcattattttaaaagtttagaTTTCTTTGGtgggacacacactcacaggctaACATACTTTGGTTTCCAGatgtttaaacaaaaacacaataaaatcaaataatgaGAACAATCCCATCCaaaaggaagaataaaatgcaacagaaaacaatgttttaCATAAATTTCTAAATCTGTATGGCATAAAATCCTACACAgtttcaaaacacacagcaagaaacatttcactgatttcATGCAGTAGGCATGCTGACCTCCTGTTCCAGTTGCAGATGTATTCGAATAGCTTTTACCAATATGTAGATAAATCGTCCCAAGAGGAAGATAAGCGAGAGGATGCGGGGCCATTGGAAAATCACCTTTTGGTATGCACCTAGAATCTttgaaaacatacacacagtcatttcaTGATATTTCTACTGGATGCAATCAGGCAACTCTtcataaacaaatattttgtagtaGATAATTTATTAAGGTGAGGGTTACAACTCAGAGGTGGATGAAGTAGGCTGGTTACTTGATTGCAGACCACACTGCAACAGGCACCCTGCTGTTACACATTCTTTAAGGGTTTATTACCACCTACCTCACCACGGGGACAGGTGAACGTATCCCACACTGTGATGGTGATCCTATAAACGATCACAGAGAATTATAATAAACATGTGCTTTGGTGACTTGAAAACAATCTCTTGCTGCACTTATCCACATATGGAGACACACAGTGTATGTCTGAATTTACGATGTAAACAAATGTTTACCAGCAGAGAGAGTAGAGTATCCCCAACactgctccagctgctctgaAAGGTGTGGACAAGCaggcaaagaaaggaaaatagaCCAGGCCCACCTCTAAAGCTCCAACCAGATACACTATAGCTGAGGATAATGATCAAGAAACATCCCATTAGTCAACATGTTTATCTTTTGAATGCGCAGCATAAACGGGTTTGAAAACAGGCCCTGGATAACAAAGGTAAACAGTGTGAATACCTCTGGCCCAGCCCGGGATCCTGAAAGGGATGTAGCTctcagagaagagcagcaggacagtggATGACACAGCACCAAAGGCAAACCCATAGGACCAACGATTACTGATGCTGCCTATGGTATCCAAAGGGCTTGGACCCAGTgagaacacagacacaaacaaatccCTATGATCCTGATGAATACTAAAACAAGTATGTATAGATATTACATAACAGACGGCTGCCAATAGCAGCTGTCATACTGAATTAAGGACCTTTTAGTTGGGACATTCAAGCAGATGTTAATGTTACTTTTGTCTTGACATCTATAttcattactgctgctgttgacttACACCACAATGGCAAAACGTCCGCTTAGAAAGGGCAGTCTGTGGTCGAGAGCCAGCCTCTTGGCTCTTTTCTGGAGGAATGAGAGCACCCCTGTGATCAACACCTGGAATATAAGAAATCAGTACATGATGTTTAAAAACTTTATCCACACTTTGTTGGCATCAAAGCAACTGTGTGATAGTGGGAAGAAGTTGATTCATGCTAGATGTTCATACAACTGCCTAAGCAGTTTTGATCATGCTGCTGTACCAGCTCATTCACTGGTGATGTAACAGAGGTATGTACTCTGCCACAAGCTGTAAAAATGCTTCTGTTAGtaagatatttcagtcaatttgtttgtgcatcagtatatttttttatgttggttactgatttttaaaaattattttcagtgtggttgtaccccaaaaaaagaaaatagtctttttcaaatcaatttaatGAGTCAGATTCAttgcactgaaatgtatttatttattaattttttttacattggtTCAACTTTAAAAAAGTCTGTGTACAGTGTAAATGTGTCTCTGAGACTCTATCACGTGAGTATGTGAtgaacacaaaagcaaaaaataaaataaaaatgtcaatagCATTAGCGCTCACCCTACCAACTgtaattttgtgtttctctttctgtccattGAAAATCACATATCTCCATTTGTAATTTTTCAGTAAGGAGTTGT
This genomic window contains:
- the stra6l gene encoding STRA6-like, whose product is MIRNQEEPGVSTVEDCQSGISIDLFLHLSLIPAVLITGVLSFLQKRAKRLALDHRLPFLSGRFAIVVPLDTIGSISNRWSYGFAFGAVSSTVLLLFSESYIPFRIPGWARAIVYLVGALEVGLVYFPFFACLSTPFRAAGAVLGILYSLCWITITVWDTFTCPRGEILGAYQKVIFQWPRILSLIFLLGRFIYILVKAIRIHLQLEQEDPEELIEQHQVQHVKSLLRKKPAHSQPLSWFQSRVYEWDPNFKFPNRIIGTVIISLIGLYTMTLADYSLSNTVFNRIESWKNTLENLVTSCNQTEALGVMIPQLEEFIDVARKCWLATTICASLNSVAYTLHVLVCYRKHLKRLWKGQKGFLPEKFHNPGPAVSVASITRYSGWQIAFTLWGYLIVHFVHFLFALLFAYVLVLPILHGNTMKMLTNLGIIILTISLLIALVILQVVLVQIFFLQDKISPSDKNKPLALNNRKAFHCFNYFFFFYNVVMGMGNCIFRLLCSIVTGTWLVSRIDRTIMQRGYEAMDSGYSTWIGMIFADHYHSNPVMVCFSQLLVSNMMERATASAYSSFSTTPEPPRNSQARRRWMLSYTLLRNPHLILLRKHHLSSSSSPHTSSSPQSNAVLQAWVMASQTQRRQAASQSLPEITVIPAEDC